In a genomic window of Platichthys flesus chromosome 24, fPlaFle2.1, whole genome shotgun sequence:
- the kdm6ba gene encoding lysine-specific demethylase 6B gives MHHAVEQFGGRGTRDSFPLDGLNRGPWAPVGGRAWQPPARCLPGMNHQLLPHLPPGPMGGLNHPSKYFTNGPMRGGEKHELSQPMLPGLQREQQRPPHLHPPPPHRAWEQLGQLYESHLPPQGHPVVSLPNEHSLRLHNGGYAGSGGPHPNSHLPHTRPNHLLKFGGPQEQQVPRGPPLLGDEMWAQVHQQRGYPGKMLGGQLKRPGPPLGEHSVIQHTPPPSLHPSSHPPSAEDCPSPSKRKKSSDQVSHPGLQRFPGPGQSSLSQQQSSIHHLPQKPAFWNPLHKDNNTPWQPRPSDRKNPSSQEFQETNKQRMGSYTQKSSPASSNASTLSPPSNSSPGSYNQGCAPQLQKDTFQPQAVNHQSPHSSYPTPGSKLGLAPTCQAMEPRGPHNQRGPLVGGQGGCQATSYTSTPTRGDRDQHLHAQSPANPPATSSSSMPYSHFQPHPGLGLQGPPHPPPLASSTSVSQQPQTGPHEAWRYQGRPSSHSLESSIYRPPGLLPHHQQSHNQAVDRRVPPQHHHHHHINPPLPPTNSTRTPVITPNVPVSQAPSSISGYRNIRSTGDATATTLPPAGCAVNNGRTNSSWQRGREPVLQTSTSAGISSSSQLNTLLHLGGQRGQAPTASQPHQQGPPRPPQQGPTKSLPVKGKTSYYPQAELEQPPAFSSSSLFSSGHQRAGDSVITSRVSNPLPHTPATYCPAPCSTVNSASQPPNQILSSRLGHQPDSASTQAYAQSHLHPPAPTAIPQSIEEALDKLDAELEGHMQAEERRKRDREQQERRAREEERHKKEWEMRQKQDEERKRKELEKKEEERKKRELEREEEERRKREWERQEQERRRRQEEERQRREMERQEEERKKKEYERREEERKKREWEKKERERKRRERREVERQEEERKKRELERQEEEKKRQLDLEREKEEKRRMEWKREEELCSAKGKEQTAIENLERLLSSTSSPTPPPPRLSSVAASPSGPPPPCSQASPSYPWLSRGGVLPCPTGQTATTTSLVERLRPPPLTPQTEYAREKQRQREMWSNNGGMTFSPSSTHNTSGMNQPAYINKPPAMQAAPNQSKDTSRERDGHHSLPSLALREPPKLYQAFPRENPPPPLSSSSTGGILKRVKGNGLDHATSSDSDSAQFEEEPSELSTLLPDGLANIMAMLDESIKKEEEMYNNGSSGLLDNFSPSVLPIKSYLCAPDLVPATKHQLSQEDFGSNPHASPPVLSRQGSLASPCSRTSSLNEEDEEYLKPSLNVSKQPLHMGTGVGNTNYRHSDLAKLYGLPEQTKSEADEDDDEEDSETPSCSPPPQRPHLHQTGVNSKSLATVLESQKYVYRGGPFGRPPPSALVGVKYSSSLSLGPDICRQQQSGSPTSDSTNPPFSPAVPALKSSAPLLLEDKKMKMEEADMWRDSRETTEEILNSIKKEIVPTIKPIKVVKEEQELTTISESSLAELGKSCEVILSQQSLPKKNLLEKSESHGRVEESHKPDKVKERRDKDRNRDKEREKDKKRKHGHSHSSSRKHEDRKEKKKHRERRDDTALSSSSSSSTHSGSSHRRHKDSKSHKEKKDRRILGDLNLQSKEGSEKNRSHFEKRKEASGASSNSEGEAEWTSRSSGERSSELRRGSESGSSLGSTDFLKLKALSDGPPKELKIRLIKVESGDRETFIASEVEEKRIPLEEISIKNTASEIIRSCKGARVTGKFRESFLLPAFSVKPVVNSDEIIPREKLNPPTPSIYLESKRDAFSPVLLQFCTDPKNPVTVIRGLAGSLRLNLGLFSTKSLVEANAEQAVEVRTQVQQPADENWDPTGTSQTWPCESSRSHTTIAKYAQYQASSFQESLQEEKGSDEEDEDDEKKPSSCTDTPIKDISKESSSAEQKPVGKIIKFGTNIDLSDPKRWKSQLQELQKLPAFMRVASSGNMLSHVGHTILGMNTVQLYMKVPGSRTPGHQENNNFCSVNINIGPGDCEWFSVHENYWQAISDFCEKHGVDYLTGSWWPVLEDLYKANIPVYRFIQRPGDLVWINAGTVHWVQAVGWCNNIAWNVGPLHAYQYQLALERFEWNEVKKVKSIVPMIHVSWNVARTLKITDSDTYQMLKHCLLQSMKHIQILRDQLVAGGKKISYQSRVKDEPAYYCNECDLEVFDLLFVTSESSNRKSYVVHCEDCARTRSPNLTNVVVLEQYRIEELMSTYDSFNLAASSSR, from the exons ATGCATCACGCAGTAGAGCAGTTTGGCGGGCGAGGCACACGGGATTCCTTCCCTCTGGACGGACTCAACCGGGGACCATGGGCTCCCGTGGGCGGCCGCGCCTGGCAGCCACCTGCCAG ATGTTTGCCTGGAATGAACCACCAGCTCCTTCCCCATCTACCTCCTGGTCCCATGGGCGGACTGAACCACCCCAGTAAATACTTCACTAATGG GCCCATGAGAGGAGGCGAGAAGCACGAGCTCTCACAGCCAATGTTACCTGGGCTGCAAAGGGAGCAGCAGCgacctcctcatcttcatcctccccctcctcacagAGCGTGGGAGCAACTAGGCCAGCTGTATGAATCCCACCTCCCTCCTCAAGGACATCCTGTGGTGTCCCTGCCCAATGAGCACTCGCTCCGCCTCCATAATGGAGGCTATGCTGGCAGTGGTGGTCCTCACCCAAACTCGCATCTTCCGCACACCAGACCCAACCACCTGCTGAAG TTTGGGGGTCCTCAGGAGCAGCAGGTTCCCCGGGGGCCACCATTGCTGGGAGATGAGATGTGGGCTCAGGTGCACCAG CAGAGGGGCTACCCAGGGAAGATGCTTGGGGGACAACTGAAGAGACCAGGCCCTCCGTTGGGAGAGCATTCTGTTATCCAGCACACTCCTCCGCCATCCCTGCACCCATCATCCCACCCTCCCTCTGCAGAGGACTGTCCCAGCCCCAGCAAGAGGAAAAAGAGTTCCGATCAG GTATCCCATCCTGGGCTTCAGCGTTTCCCTGGTCCTGGCCAGTCTTCGCTGTCTCAGCAGCAGTCATCAATCCACCACCTTCCTCAAAAACCTGCCTTCTGGAACCCCCTCCACAAGGACAACAACACTCCCTGGCAGCCCCGACCCTCTGACCGCAAGAACCCATCATCCCAAGAGTTCCAG GAAACCAACAAGCAAAGAATGGGCAGCTATACCCAAAAgtcctctcctgcctcttccAACGCTTCAACCCTCTCCCCTCCATCCAACTCCTCTCCAGGAAGCTACAACCAGGGATGTGCTCCCCAGCTCCAGAAGGACACATTCCAACCTCAGGCTGTGAACCATCAGTCGCCTCACTCTTCCTACCCCACTCCTGGCTCCAAACTCGGGTTGGCACCAACCTGCCAGGCGATGGAGCCTCGTGGTCCTCACAACCAGAGAGGCCCCCTCGTCGGGGGCCAAGGTGGCTGCCAAGCTACCTCTTACACATCTACCCCAACCAGGGGGGACAGAGATCAACACCTACACGCCCAATCACCAGCAAACCCTCCtgcaaccagcagcagcagtatgCCTTACAGCCACTTCCAGCCTCATCCAGGGCTGGGGCTCCAGggtcccccccaccctcctccactTGCCAGCAGCACCTCAGTATCGCAGCAACCGCAAACTGGGCCCCACGAGGCCTGGAGATACCAAGGCAGGCCCAGCAGTCACTCCCTG GAATCAAGCATCTACAGGCCTCCAGGACTGCTACCTCATCACCAGCAGAGCCACAATCAGGCCGTGGATAGACGGGTCCCCCCCCagcatcaccatcaccatcacatCAATCCTCCTCTGCCCCCAACCAACTCCACCCGTACACCTGTCATTACCCCTAATGTTCCTGTATCCCAAGCCCCAAGCTCCATCAGTGGCTACCGCAACATCCGCAGCACAGGTGACGCCACGGCAACCAcattgccccctgctggctgcgcTGTGAACAATGGCCGCACTAATAGCAGCTGGCAAAGAGGTCGAGAACCAGTACTCCAAACCTCCACGAGTGCCGGCATtagctcctcctctcagctgaaTACTCTGCTGCATCTAGGTGGTCAGAGAGGACAAGCTCCCACTGCCAGCCAGCCTCACCAACAAGGGCCGCCCAGACCACCACAGCAGGGACCCACCAAGTCTCTGCCCGTTAAGGGTAAGACGTCATATTATCCTCAGGCTGAACTGGAGCAACCTCCTGcgttttcctcctcatctttgtTCTCCTCAGGGCACCAGAGGGCAGGGGACAGTGTTATAACAAGCAGGGTTTCAAATCCACTTCCTCACACTCCTGCTACTTACTGCCCAGCTCCTTGCTCCACTGTCAACTCTGCCTCTCAGCCTCCTAATCAGATCCTCTCCTCCAGACTGGGTCATCAGCCAGACTCTGCCTCCACACAGGCGTACGCTCAGTCCCACCTTCATCCACCAGCTCCAACCGCTATCCCCCAATCCATTGAGGAGGCTCTAGACAAGCTCGATGCTGAGCTGGAGGGACACATGCAAGCTGAGGAAAGGAGGAagcgagacagagagcagcAAGAGAGACGAgcaagagaagaggagaggcacAAGAAAGAATGGGAGATGAGGCAAAagcaggatgaggagaggaagaggaaagagctggaaaagaaggaggaggaaaggaaaaagagagaactggagagagaggaagaggagaggaggaagagagaatggGAGAGGCAGGAGCAAGAGCGAAGGAGGAGGCAAGAAGAGGAGAGGCAAAGAAGAGAAATGGAacggcaggaggaggagaggaaaaagaaagaatatgaGAGacgggaagaggagaggaaaaagcgAGAGTGGGAGAAGAAGGAGCGGGAAAGGAAGAGAAGGGAGCGGCGAGAAgtggagaggcaggaggaggagagaaaaaagagagagctagagaggcaggaggaagaaaagaaaagacaattagatctggagagagaaaaagaggagaaaaggaggatggagtggaagagggaggaggaactTTGCAGTGCAAAGGGCAAAGAGCAGACTGCTATTGAAAACCTGGAGAGACTGCTCTCCAGCACCTCTTCCccaacacccccaccccctcgtcTCTCATCTGTTGCTGCCTCTCCTTCAGGTCCTCCACCCCCCTGTTCCCAGGCCTCACCCAGCTACCCCTGGCTGAGCCGCGGCGGCGTACTCCCCTGTCCAACAGGCCAGACAGCAACCACCACGTCTCTTGTAGAGAGGCTGAGGCCGCCTCCGCTTACACCTCAGACTGAGTATGCTCGAGAAAAGCAGAGGCAAAGGGAGATGTGGAGCAACAATGGCGGAATGACATTCAGTCCCTCATCAACACACAATACCTCAGGGATGAACCAGCCGGCGTACATCAACAAGCCCCCGGCAATGCAAGCCGCACCCAACCAATCCAAAGACACATCCAGGGAGAGAGACGGCCATCACTCTCTCCCCAGCTTGGCACTTAGAGAGCCCCCCAAACTGTATCAAGCCTTCCCCAGAGAAAACCCTCCACCACCGTTATCCTCCAGCTCCACAGGAGGAATTCTCAAGCGGGTGAAAGGAAATGGCTTGGACCACGCCACCAGCAGCGACTCAGACAGCGCTCAGTTTGAGGAAGAGCCCTCGGAGTTGTCCACACTGCTCCCTGATGGTCTGGCAAACATAATGGCCATGCTGGACGAGTCTAtcaaaaaggaagaggagatgtATAACAATGGCTCCTCGGGACTCCTCGACAACTTTTCACCCAGTGTCCTTCCTATCAAGAGCTACCTGTGCGCCCCAGACCTTGTGCCAGCAACGAAGCATCAGCTCAGCCAGGAAGACTTTGGATCTAACCCCCATGCTAGTCCTCCTGTGCTCAGCCGCCAAGGCTCCCTGGCATCCCCCTGCAGCCGGACGTCTTCTCTcaatgaggaggacgaggaataTCTAAAACCGTCTCTAAATGTCTCCAAACAGCCACTGCACATGGGGACAGGAGTAGGAAACACCAATTACCGCCACAGTGACCTGGCTAAACTTTATGGCCTCCCCGAGCAGACAAAAAGTGAGGCTGATGAGGACGACGATGAAGAGGATTCTGAAACTCCATCTTGTTCACCACCACCCCAAAGACCCCACCTCCACCAGACAGGCGTCAACAGCAAGTCCCTAGCAACAGTCCTAGAGAGCCAGAAGTACGTGTATCGAGGTGGGCCTTTTGGGAGACCCCCTCCATCTGCTCTGGTTGGGGTCAAATACTCCTCGTCGCTGTCTCTAGGTCCCGATATCTGCCGTCAGCAGCAAAGTGGCTCCCCCACGTCCGACTCAACCAATCCACCTTTCAGTCCAGCTGTCCCTGCTCTAAAGTCTTCCGCCCCTCTTCTGCTGGAagacaagaaaatgaaaatggaggAAGCTGACATGTGGAGAGATAGTAGAGAAACTACAGAGGAAATCCTAAACTCTATCAAAAAGGAGATTGTTCCCACCATCAAGCCTATTAAAGTGGtcaaggaggagcaggagctgacAACCATCTCTGAGTCTTCTCTGGCAGAATTGGGCAAGAGCTGCGAGGTCATTCTTAGTCAACAGTCACTTCCCAAGAAGAACCTCCTGGAGAAATCAGAAAGTCAtggcagagtggaggagagccACAAACCTGACAAAGTAAAAGAACGCAgagataaagacagaaacagggataaagagagggagaaagacaagaagaggaagcaTGGTCACAGCCACAGTAGCAGCAGAAAGCAcgaagacagaaaagaaaagaagaagcataGAGAAAGGAGAGATGACACGGCGCTGTCATCATCGTCGTCATCTTCCACCCATTCTGGCTCCAGCCACAGACGGCACAAGGACAGTAAGAGCCATAAGGAGAAGAAGGATCGCAGAATTCTCGGTGACCTCAACCTCCAGAGTAAAGAGGGCTCAGAGAAGAACCGCAGTCACTTTGAAAAGCGCAAGGAAGCATCAGGTGCCAGCTCCAACAGCGAAGGAGAGGCAGAGTGGACCTCACGCAGTTCTGGAGAAAGATCCTCTGAGCTCAGGAGAGGCTCCGAATCAGGCTCTTCATTAGGTTCCACAGACTTCTTGAAACTGAAGGCGCTGTCAGACGGGCCGCCCAAGGAGCTTAAGATTCGCCTGATAAAAGTGGAGAGCGGCGACAGGGAGACGTTCATCGCCTccgaggtggaggagaagagaatcCCTCTGGAAGAAATCAGCATCAAAAACACAGCCAGTGAAATCATCAGGTCTTGCAA GGGCGCCAGAGTCACAGGGAAGTTCCGAGAATCTTTCCTGCTCCCAGCCTTCTCTGTGAAGCCCGTCGTTAACTCAGATGAAATCATTCCTAGAGAGAAACTCAACCCCCCTACACCCAGTATCTAT TTGGAGAGTAAGAGAGACGCCTTCTcccctgtgctgctgcagttctGTACAGACCCTAAGAATCCAGTTACTGTCATCAGAGGCCTGGCTGGATCGCTACGACTCA ACCTGGGCCTGTTTTCTACTAAGTCGCTGGTGGAAGCCAATGCAGAGCAGGCGGTGGAGGTGAGGACTCAGGTGCAACAGCCTGCTGATGAAAACTGGGACCCAACTGGGACGAGTCAGACGTGGCCCTGTGAGAGCAGCCGCTCCCACACCACCATTGCCAAGTACGCCCAGTACCAGGCCTCCAGCTTCCAAGAGAGTCTGCAG gaggagaagggaagtgatgaggaggatgaagatgatgagaaGAAGCCATCCAGCTGTACTGATACTCCCATCAAGGACATCTCTAAAGAAAGTAGCAG TGCTGAGCAGAAACCAGTGGGGAAGATCAttaaatttggcacaaacattgaCCTGTCAGATCCCAAGAG GTGGAAATCCCAGCTGCAGGAGTTACAGAAGCTGCCAGCGTTTATGCGTGTAGCATCGAGTGGAAACATGCTGAGCCACGTGGGACATACCATCCTCGGCATGAACACGGTCCAGCTCTACATGAAGGTTCCAGGGAGCCGCACCCCAG GTCACCAGGAGAATAATAACTTCTGCTCAGTGAACATCAACATTGGCCCTGGAGACTGTGAGTGGTTCTCTGTCCACGAGAACTACTGGCAGGCCATCAGCGACTTCTGTGAAAA GCACGGTGTGGACTACCTGACAGGGTCCTGGTGGCCTGTACTGGAGGACCTCTACAAAGCCAACATCCCAGTGTACCGCTTCATCCAGCGCCCTGGAGACTTGGTGTGGATTAATGCTGGAACTGTCCACTGGGTTCAGGCCGTGGGCTGGTGCAACAACATCGCCTGGAACGTTGGGCCTCTCCATG CCTACCAGTACCAGCTGGCCCTGGAGAGGTTTGAGTGGAACGAAGTCAAGAAGGTGAAGTCCATCGTCCCCATGATTCATGTGTCCTGGAACGTGGCTCGCACCCTCAAGATCACAGATTCAGACACCTACCAGATGCTCAA ACACTGCCTGCTGCAGTCCATGAAGCACATCCAGATCCTGCGGGACCAACTGGTTGCTGGCGGAAAGAAGATTTCTTATCAGAGTCGGGTCAAAGATGAGCCGGCCTACTACTGCAACGAATGTGAT